The window ATAGAGAATAGATCCTGAGCCATAGCTTAATCCTTCTTCCTGGCGTAAACGTTCTGCAAGTCGTGAATTCAGAAAGCCTCCTCCAAAAATATAATTGGCCATAAACAATGCAGGATACTCTTCGTGCGTATCGTTTACCGGAAGCTTCATGCCACCCAGCAACATGGCATTCTTTTTATCAGGAGTTGATATTTTTCACTCACTTGTTTTCCGGGAATAAATTCATCTTTTGCTCTCTCATAAACTACAGGTGACTCCCAATTACTGAATATTGGCTTCAATCCTTCTACCAATTCCTTTTCATCAAATTCACCCACACAGGAGATGTTAGCATTGCTACTATTGTAAAAATCCTTATAGAAACCGGTGAGGTCTTCCCTGCTTATGGATTTGATTGCTATCATCTGATCTTCAAAATCCATCGTATAACGGAAGTCGGAGGGTCTATAATTCTCTGTAAGTTTGCTATACTTTCTATAGACCAATGCTATTGGATCACTCTTCAATTCTTCAATGGCCGTGATGCGTTCTGTCTTTAAAATTTCTAATTCTGATTCCGGAAATACGGGTCTCCTCAATATTTCTTCCAAAAGACCCAATGTTGCTTTAAGATATTTCTTCTCCGCATTTGCAATTAGCATAACTTGTTGCCCACTGCCATAAATGAAGATGTTAGCATTCATCTTATCCAATGAATCGTTGAGCTGCTCATAGCTAAGATGTTTAGACCCCTTTTTGAGCATAGCTAATGTGAGCGATGCTATTATACTTTTATTTTTCAATGCTGCTTCATAACCAATACGCAAGGAGATGCTCAAATTCACTTTTCGGCCCCTGTTGGGTTTACTCAATAAATTATACTTCGCACCTCCGTCAAAATTCCCTGCCCTGATATTGCGTTGGATATTTTCAGGTGACGGATCAAAAGTTTCCAGGTTTGAAAGGGCCTTTCTTCCCTCATATCTTTTCAGCTCTTCTTCCAGAACCGGGGCGTCCGGGACCTGTACTCTCTGCGGTAATTTTTCAGGAATAAAGTAACCGGTAGTACGGTTGGAGGAAATAAAATATCTGGCTACTACCTGATTCACTTCCTCTACTTTAATTTGCTCCAGCCGGTCACGATATAGGAACCAATGTCTCCAGTCTCCCAAGGCAATGTACTCCGACAAGGTCATACATAAATAATCGGTGTTGGTATATTGCTCTTCCACCTCTTTCAACAAAGTCGTACGGGCCTGCTCCACCTCTTCCGCTGTAAATGGATGTAATGGGAGGCTATCCAGCAATGAAAACATCTCCGCTCCCACATCAACGAGTTTTTTATCCTTGAGTGCCTCAGATTCAAAATAAACATAGCCGGGTTCCTTTAAACCATACACCGATCCGTAACAGGTACTGGATTTCCCGGACTCCACCAACGCTTTGTACAAACGTCCTGAGGGTTTATCGGTTAACATCTCCGAAATAATTTCAATGCCTGCATAATCCGGATGTGTAGCAGCAGGAATATGATACCCGCAGGAGACGATCTGAACATCACCTGTTCGCTTTAATGTTACATGCCGTTCACCATCCTGAGACGGCTCTACGGTATACGTTTCTGTTAATGTACGGGCAGGTTTGGGTATCACTCCAAAATATTCCACCACCATTTGCAGGGTTTTCTCTTCTTCTATTTTACCGGCTATGATCAGTACCGCGTTATCCGGTTGATAATATTTCTTATAGAAAGCTTGCAGGTTCTCTATCGGTACCCGCTCAATATCCTCCTTGGACCCGATGGTAGATTTTCCATAGTTATGCCATAAGAAAGCGGTAGAAAATACACGCTCTTGCAAAACAGCAAATGCATAGTTCTCGCTTGCTTCAAACTCATTTCTGACAACGGAAAATTCAGTGGCAAGATCTTTTTTATCAATAAAAGAGTTCACCATGCGGTCACTTTCGAGATCAAGTACCCAGCGTAGATTTTCATCTGAAGCCGTAAATGTTTCATAATAGTTGGTTCGGTCATACCATGTTGTTCCATTGGACCTGCAACCATGCGCCGTTAATTCCTGAGGAATATTTTTATGGCGTTGTGAACCTTTAAACAGCATATGCTCCAGGAGATGAGCCATACCGGATTCACCATAACCTTCATGACGGGAACCGACCAGATAGGTGATGTTAACGGTGATGGTTGGCTTTGATGCATCCGGAAAGAGTAATACTTTAAGCCCGTTGTTAAGCCGGTACTCCGTGATGCCTTCGATGGAGGAGATGCGTTGGGGAGTCTGTGCAATTGTTGGAAGAAAACAAATGGCGAAAAAGAGAAAAAGTAATATACGAATATCTATAAGTGAAGAATATCGTATTTCTCTTTTGCAATAACTAAAGGAATTTTTGTTTAATAATGTTTGTGTTTTCATAGCAGAGTTTTGATTAATGTTTTTTTAATTCTATTATCTGAAAAATGTGGTCAAAAGAACAAGTGAGCAACGCAAAGGCATTCATTCATCTTGTTAGACCACATAAATTTTCATTTTAATCGAATATGCTTTTTATTTAAGTCTGACTTTTAGTCCGGCATTTATCAGTGACATGCCATAACCTAGTTCAAAATACCCGCTTGTGTTTTTCGAAAGCATATGAGTAACTCCTATGTGTGGATATATACCGAAGCCTTCGATCTTATCAATATAACCCAATGTCTCTTTAAAGTTAATAATACTGTAAATCAAAGTTGGTCCGCCATAAATCATACTTTTCTTTCCAAGTTCAGTAATGTATTCCAATTTCAGTCCGACAATAGTTGAAGTTGTTTTTTGCTCCGATACATAACCGGACTCATGTCTTTCGCTGAGATATACAGTTGTGGTCCCGCCTAAAAGGCCAATCTGGACTTCATCTCCTACAGCTGCATCTAAACTAAACTGGTAAACAGGTGAAGATTTTACTTTCATATTGCCATCAATTGCGGCAATTGTTTTCATTAACTTTCTTAGATTATTAGGCATTCCAATTCCGGCGTTAAGATGTACCATACCTTTTTCAACCGTTTGACCAATTGAAAGTGCAGCGATAAAAACTGAAAATATTGTGAGGATGAGCGTTTTCATATTGTTGATATATTATAGATTTAATTTTTTAGTGAATTAACGAATAGAGAAATCATATACTTTGGTGGCCTGAGCACTATAGATATTCGGAACAGTTCCTGCATACATAAAGCAGTACTCTCCTTCCTTTAAATTTGCAGTGGGTGTAACTTCAAACTCACCATTACCGAGATCTGTTATATCAAAAGCAACGACGTACTTATCATCTACACCGCTGCTATGAGAAAACGAATTTCCTGTGCCTGTAACAAACTCACGAGAGTTTGATCTTTTATCCATATACAGCATCATAAATTCATTGGGACTACTTGCCTGACTGAAATATGTTGAAACCATATCATTCGCATTCTCTTCAGTTGCAGCAAAGACAAATCTGAATATTGGTTTGGACTCATGAATTTTTACAGATGATTCAATTCCCCGGATAGATGCTTTAGATTTACTTTTTGCAATCCCATAAGTCATAGCAGTTAGCAAATAGCCCCCTGACTTACTTTGACTACTTACTGTAGGATATAATTTTTTATAATCCATTGTAGTTTGGTCCAGCAAATAAATCCCGGGCATTAGTGACTTCTTTGCAGCAGAATTTGATTTCCCGTTTCCGGATTTGGTCAATAGCATTTCATTTAATACTTCATTGGGCAAGCCAACACCTTTCAAATAGATGATAGAGTCAACGCTCAAATCAAAAGATGTTTCCGAACTTTTAATTATATTTATAATAATGTCTTTTGATACTTGCTTTTTATGCAATTGAACAACACCGGTGTTATTTAATGTAGTTTGTGAAATCCCTTGTAAACTAAATCC of the Bacteroidota bacterium genome contains:
- a CDS encoding insulinase family protein gives rise to the protein MKTQTLLNKNSFSYCKREIRYSSLIDIRILLFLFFAICFLPTIAQTPQRISSIEGITEYRLNNGLKVLLFPDASKPTITVNITYLVGSRHEGYGESGMAHLLEHMLFKGSQRHKNIPQELTAHGCRSNGTTWYDRTNYYETFTASDENLRWVLDLESDRMVNSFIDKKDLATEFSVVRNEFEASENYAFAVLQERVFSTAFLWHNYGKSTIGSKEDIERVPIENLQAFYKKYYQPDNAVLIIAGKIEEEKTLQMVVEYFGVIPKPARTLTETYTVEPSQDGERHVTLKRTGDVQIVSCGYHIPAATHPDYAGIEIISEMLTDKPSGRLYKALVESGKSSTCYGSVYGLKEPGYVYFESEALKDKKLVDVGAEMFSLLDSLPLHPFTAEEVEQARTTLLKEVEEQYTNTDYLCMTLSEYIALGDWRHWFLYRDRLEQIKVEEVNQVVARYFISSNRTTGYFIPEKLPQRVQVPDAPVLEEELKRYEGRKALSNLETFDPSPENIQRNIRAGNFDGGAKYNLLSKPNRGRKVNLSISLRIGYEAALKNKSIIASLTLAMLKKGSKHLSYEQLNDSLDKMNANIFIYGSGQQVMLIANAEKKYLKATLGLLEEILRRPVFPESELEILKTERITAIEELKSDPIALVYRKYSKLTENYRPSDFRYTMDFEDQMIAIKSISREDLTGFYKDFYNSSNANISCVGEFDEKELVEGLKPIFSNWESPVVYERAKDEFIPGKQVSEKYQLLIKRMPCCWVA
- a CDS encoding TM2 domain-containing protein, whose product is MNTNNPSGNASQSTIVTIQSQKSMTTALLLSFFFGPLGMLYSTITGALIMFLLSVLAALFTFGIGLFFTWPVCMVWAAVAARNKSSKTVFTTVQSSAALFFVIMGFSLQGISQTTLNNTGVVQLHKKQVSKDIIINIIKSSETSFDLSVDSIIYLKGVGLPNEVLNEMLLTKSGNGKSNSAAKKSLMPGIYLLDQTTMDYKKLYPTVSSQSKSGGYLLTAMTYGIAKSKSKASIRGIESSVKIHESKPIFRFVFAATEENANDMVSTYFSQASSPNEFMMLYMDKRSNSREFVTGTGNSFSHSSGVDDKYVVAFDITDLGNGEFEVTPTANLKEGEYCFMYAGTVPNIYSAQATKVYDFSIR